From a single Gammaproteobacteria bacterium genomic region:
- the dusA gene encoding tRNA dihydrouridine(20/20a) synthase DusA has translation MMNYTDRHACFFMRLISKDILLYTEMITAAALYYGRRNVLLDYDTSQAHLALQVGGSEPTLLAQAAKMGEAAGFDEVNLNVGCPSPRVVSGRFGACLMLEPNLVADCVKAMQDGVTIPITVKCRIGVDHYDSYSLLQRFIETLVRAGCRTFIIHARKAWLSGLSPKENREIPPLCYTTVRKIKQDFPSCTIILNGGLKSITQIAAENHGIDGMMIGRAAFTNPYLLAEIQSKYFGGMVHSRAEIVSQYIPYVRNQLAQGVNFSLLIRPLLGLFHEQKNGANFRRYLSENVHRPCSNVELFEQALRLVS, from the coding sequence ATGATGAATTATACGGATCGTCACGCGTGTTTTTTTATGCGCTTGATTTCAAAAGATATTTTACTATATACCGAAATGATTACGGCCGCGGCGCTCTACTATGGTCGTCGCAATGTCTTATTAGACTACGATACTTCTCAAGCTCATCTCGCCTTACAAGTCGGAGGATCTGAACCCACTTTGCTTGCGCAAGCGGCTAAAATGGGCGAGGCTGCAGGGTTTGACGAAGTTAATTTGAACGTAGGGTGTCCCAGTCCGCGCGTAGTGAGTGGACGATTTGGTGCTTGTTTGATGCTCGAACCTAATTTAGTCGCAGATTGTGTAAAAGCAATGCAAGATGGGGTGACCATTCCTATCACTGTTAAATGCAGAATTGGTGTTGATCATTATGACAGCTATTCGCTTTTGCAACGATTTATTGAAACCTTGGTTCGTGCAGGCTGTAGGACATTCATTATCCATGCGCGCAAGGCTTGGCTCTCAGGATTATCTCCGAAAGAGAACCGAGAAATTCCGCCACTGTGTTACACTACAGTTCGAAAAATTAAACAAGACTTTCCAAGTTGCACGATTATTTTAAACGGTGGACTTAAGTCCATAACGCAAATTGCAGCTGAAAATCATGGAATCGATGGCATGATGATTGGTCGAGCTGCTTTTACGAATCCTTATTTGCTAGCAGAGATTCAGTCAAAATATTTTGGTGGCATGGTGCATTCCAGGGCTGAGATTGTCTCCCAATATATCCCTTATGTAAGAAACCAACTTGCACAAGGTGTAAATTTTTCTTTATTAATTCGGCCGCTTTTAGGTCTTTTTCATGAGCAAAAAAATGGTGCCAACTTTAGAAGATATTTAAGTGAAAATGTGCACCGTCCCTGTAGTAATGTTGAACTTTTTGAACAAGCTTTACGATTAGTATCCTAG